The Amycolatopsis tolypomycina genomic interval TGCACGTGTTCCAGGCGAAGTCCATCGTGTTCGCCACCGGCGGCGCGGGCAAGATCTTCAAGACGACGTCGAACGCGCACACCCTCACCGGTGACGGCCTCGGCATCATCTTCCGCAAGGGCCTGCCGCTGGAGGACATGGAGTTCTTCCAGTTCCACCCGACCGGCCTCGCGGGCCTGGGGATCCTGATCTCGGAAGCCGTCCGCGGCGAGGGCGGGATCCTGCGCAACGCCTCCGGCGAGCGGTTCATGGAGCGCTACGCCCCGACCATCAAGGACCTCGCGCCGCGCGACATCGTGGCGCGCTCGATGGTGCAGGAAGTGCTGCAGGGCCGGGGTTGCGGCCCGAACAAGGACTACGTCGTCCTCGACGTCACGCACCTGCCGGTCGAGGTCCTCGAGACCAAGCTGCCGGACATCACCGAGTTCTCGCGCACCTACCTGGGCGTCGACCCGGTGAAGGAGCCGGTGCCGGTGTTCCCGACCTGCCACTACGTGATGGGCGGGATCCCGACCAACGTGCACGGCGAAGCGTTGCGGGACAACGAGAACGTCATCCCGGGCCTGTACGCCGCGGGCGAGGTCGCGTGCGTGTCCGTGCACGGTTCGAACCGGCTCGGCACGAACTCGCTGCTGGACATCAACGTGTTCGGCCGCCGCGCCGGCATCGCCGCCGCGGAGTACGCGCTGGCGCACGAGCACGTCGAGCTGCCGGAGAACCCGACCAAGCTGGTCGAGGAGCAGCTGTCGGGCCTGCTGTCGGAGCACGGCGACGAGCGCGTCGCCGACATCCGCAAGGAAATGCAGCAGACGATGGACTCGCACGCTTCGGTGTACCGGACCGAGGACACGCTGAAGCAGGCGCTGACCGACGTCCAGGCGCTGAAGGAGCGGTACCAGCGGATCACCGTGGCGGACAAGGGCAAGCGGTACAACACCGACCTGCTCGAGGCCGTCGAGCTGGGCTTCCTGCTGGAACTGGCCGAGGTCCTGGTCGTGGGCGCGCTGGCGCGCAAGGAGTCCCGCGGCGGCCACGCCCGCGAGGACTACCCGAACCGCGACGACACGAACTTCATGCGGCACACCATGGCCTACAAGCAGGGCACGGGGCTGTCGTCCGACATCCGGCTGGACTACAAGCCGGTCACCTTCACCCGCTACGAGCCGATGGAGCGGAAGTACTGATGACTAGTGTTGCTGAAGCTCCTGCGTCTTCCGCGTCCGACGAGCACACGCCGATCACGGTCACGCTGAAGATCCTGCGGTTCAACCCGGAGGTCGACACCGAGCCGCACTGGGAGTCCTACGACGTCCCGGCGCAGCGCACCGACCGGCTGCTGAACCTGCTGTTCTACGTCAAGGACTACATCGACGGCACGTTCTCGTTCCGCCGCTCGTGCGCCCACGGCGTCTGCGGGTCCGACGCGATGCAGATCAACGGCATCAACCGGCTCGCCTGCAAGGTCCTGATGAAGG includes:
- the sdhA gene encoding succinate dehydrogenase flavoprotein subunit — its product is MQFHKYDVVIVGAGGAGMRAAIESGQRARTAVLTKLYPTRSHTGAAQGGMCAALANVEEDNWEWHTFDTVKGGDYLVDQDAAEIMAKEAIDAVLDLEKMGLPFNRTPEGKIDQRRFGGHTRDHGKAAVRRACYAADRTGHMILQTLYQNCVKHGTEFFNEFYVLDLVLSEDDNGNPIASGVVAYELATGELHVFQAKSIVFATGGAGKIFKTTSNAHTLTGDGLGIIFRKGLPLEDMEFFQFHPTGLAGLGILISEAVRGEGGILRNASGERFMERYAPTIKDLAPRDIVARSMVQEVLQGRGCGPNKDYVVLDVTHLPVEVLETKLPDITEFSRTYLGVDPVKEPVPVFPTCHYVMGGIPTNVHGEALRDNENVIPGLYAAGEVACVSVHGSNRLGTNSLLDINVFGRRAGIAAAEYALAHEHVELPENPTKLVEEQLSGLLSEHGDERVADIRKEMQQTMDSHASVYRTEDTLKQALTDVQALKERYQRITVADKGKRYNTDLLEAVELGFLLELAEVLVVGALARKESRGGHAREDYPNRDDTNFMRHTMAYKQGTGLSSDIRLDYKPVTFTRYEPMERKY